From the Streptomyces pluripotens genome, one window contains:
- a CDS encoding PQQ-binding-like beta-propeller repeat protein: MGAAPAGPSLVRVYGKEYDSGDAYDRFVDPASGRTVQTVPADLTDSNCDYDDRSTLVCSGTGPQSQVAYGLDASTGKVLWQLPDQQADRIAPTVTAAWPGRFQSPGDHVSAQVATV; encoded by the coding sequence GTGGGCGCGGCTCCAGCCGGTCCTAGCCTGGTCCGGGTCTACGGCAAGGAGTACGACAGCGGGGACGCCTACGACCGTTTCGTGGACCCAGCGTCCGGGCGCACCGTGCAAACGGTGCCGGCAGACCTGACCGACAGCAATTGCGACTACGACGACCGCAGCACTTTGGTCTGTTCCGGTACGGGTCCGCAGTCGCAGGTCGCATACGGTCTGGACGCCTCCACCGGAAAGGTGCTGTGGCAGCTCCCCGACCAGCAGGCCGACCGGATCGCTCCGACGGTCACGGCGGCCTGGCCAGGGCGGTTTCAAAGTCCCGGTGATCACGTGAGTGCGCAGGTCGCGACGGTATGA
- the ltrA gene encoding group II intron reverse transcriptase/maturase, with product MNTDELEWALMKAERRVLEIQTKLHRWAVDDPHRRFDDLYNLVTDPAFLLVAWDRVRSNRGAKTAGVDGRTAASISLQQGVEGFLGALRSSLKDRSFLPLPARERLIPKPGSTKRRRLGISTIRDRVVQASLKLVMEPIFEADFLPCSYGFRPNYRVHDAVSEVRHLTSHSYEWVVEGDIRACFDEIAHPALMDRVRLRIGDRRVLVLVKAFLKAGILTEHGSLKESRSGTPQGSILSPLLSNVALAVLDEHFAQAPGGPASTPNERAKRRRRGLPNYRLCRYADDWVIAVTGTKEDAYTLKEEAAQVLSRMGLHLSEEKTLITHINEGVDFLGWRIQRHRKKGTDRWYVYTYPAKKALHAVMAKVKTICRQVNTNQPLDELLRRLNSVLRGWTMFFRPGVSSATFQYLSAYAWRRVIKWIRSKHRRMNWKELRRRYCGGEWWPRGQERDLFDPAKVRTTRYRYRGSRIPSPWPLAIA from the coding sequence GTGAATACCGACGAACTGGAGTGGGCCTTGATGAAGGCCGAGCGCCGGGTACTGGAGATCCAGACCAAGCTGCACCGTTGGGCCGTAGATGATCCTCATCGGCGGTTTGACGACCTGTACAACCTCGTGACCGACCCCGCGTTCTTGCTTGTCGCATGGGACCGGGTTCGGAGTAACAGGGGAGCCAAAACCGCTGGGGTGGACGGCCGTACGGCTGCGTCCATTTCGCTGCAGCAGGGCGTCGAGGGTTTTCTCGGCGCGCTGCGTTCCTCTCTGAAGGATCGCAGTTTCCTGCCGCTTCCGGCACGGGAGCGACTGATTCCGAAACCGGGGTCGACAAAGCGTCGACGCCTGGGAATCAGTACGATCCGCGATCGGGTGGTGCAAGCATCCCTGAAGCTGGTGATGGAACCAATCTTTGAGGCAGATTTTCTTCCGTGCTCGTACGGATTCCGCCCCAACTATCGGGTCCACGACGCGGTGTCCGAGGTAAGACACTTGACTTCCCACTCTTACGAATGGGTGGTTGAGGGTGACATCCGGGCCTGCTTCGACGAGATTGCCCATCCGGCCCTTATGGACCGGGTGCGCCTTCGGATCGGGGACAGACGCGTCCTGGTGCTGGTGAAAGCCTTTCTGAAAGCGGGCATCCTCACGGAACACGGCTCGTTGAAGGAGAGTAGATCCGGTACTCCGCAAGGTTCGATCCTGTCGCCGTTGCTCAGCAACGTCGCCCTCGCCGTCCTGGACGAGCACTTCGCCCAGGCGCCAGGAGGGCCAGCGTCTACACCTAACGAGCGAGCGAAGCGCCGTCGCCGCGGTCTGCCTAATTACCGGCTCTGCCGGTACGCGGACGACTGGGTGATTGCGGTTACTGGCACGAAGGAAGACGCCTACACCCTCAAGGAAGAGGCAGCACAGGTGCTCAGCAGAATGGGGCTGCACCTGTCAGAGGAGAAGACCCTAATCACCCACATCAATGAGGGCGTGGACTTCCTGGGGTGGCGCATCCAACGCCATCGCAAGAAGGGCACGGACCGATGGTACGTCTACACCTACCCAGCCAAGAAGGCACTTCACGCCGTCATGGCCAAGGTCAAGACGATCTGCCGACAGGTCAACACAAACCAACCATTGGACGAACTCCTACGCCGACTCAACTCGGTGTTGCGAGGTTGGACCATGTTCTTCCGGCCGGGGGTGTCTAGCGCTACCTTCCAATACCTGAGCGCCTACGCATGGCGTCGGGTCATCAAATGGATTCGTAGCAAGCACCGCCGAATGAACTGGAAGGAACTGCGTCGCCGTTACTGCGGTGGCGAATGGTGGCCCAGAGGGCAGGAACGGGATCTATTTGACCCGGCAAAGGTGCGCACTACGCGTTACCGCTACCGAGGATCACGAATTCCGTCCCCCTGGCCGCTGGCGATAGCATGA
- a CDS encoding ATP/GTP-binding protein, producing the protein MARRRKTDADEVKGPVAQGRNWGRLPRIGGRGMFGPNGGRVSYLDMPTEYRGTSKQVCGLWPFVVGAGTPMMGVPLGRNIITGATLCCDPIAWFERASLIANPSMFTLAKPGLGKSTVNRRMMVGLDFRGIVSLVPGDTKGEYTDLTRALDGQVIQLGRGMGSLNPLDLGEMGSAAQRLVGSARRSLLEEATGRRSTMVAALISIVRKAAITGDEESLLGKAIELLDDIDLGRPALLGDLVQLIKDGPDALRNMTLAEDEEQYRAAVKPLLKSLMSLVEGTLAATFNRQTSERLSLDRPVSIDLSSIPASEKTLEGAVLLTCWAEAFAAIEAHDRLTNAGLAPRRNFFLVLDELWRILRAGVGLVDRVDELTRLNRQIGIGQSMTTHSTADLLSLPNQEDREKAKGFVERSGMVFLGGLPRAEMDALNSIVPLSTRERELIVEWSIPPSIDNKTGKEMPPPGRGKFLVKAGANPGIPIQTALTQAEIQLNDTNQKWANRIAVEGTGGHDGPDAAVRLAKAGA; encoded by the coding sequence ATGGCGCGGCGCAGGAAGACGGATGCCGACGAGGTGAAAGGGCCGGTTGCGCAGGGGCGGAACTGGGGCAGGCTGCCCCGGATCGGCGGCCGTGGAATGTTCGGCCCGAACGGGGGCCGGGTGTCGTACCTGGACATGCCCACCGAGTACCGCGGCACCAGCAAGCAGGTGTGCGGACTGTGGCCGTTCGTCGTCGGCGCCGGCACGCCGATGATGGGCGTCCCGTTGGGGCGCAACATCATTACCGGCGCGACGCTGTGCTGTGACCCCATCGCCTGGTTCGAGCGGGCGTCGCTGATCGCGAACCCATCGATGTTCACGCTGGCCAAGCCCGGTCTCGGAAAGAGCACCGTCAACCGCCGGATGATGGTCGGCCTGGACTTCCGCGGCATCGTCTCGCTCGTGCCCGGCGACACCAAGGGCGAGTACACCGACCTGACCCGGGCCCTTGACGGCCAGGTCATCCAACTCGGCCGCGGCATGGGCAGCCTCAACCCGCTCGATCTCGGCGAGATGGGCTCGGCCGCCCAGCGGCTAGTCGGCAGTGCCCGGCGCAGTCTGCTGGAGGAGGCGACCGGCCGCCGCTCGACGATGGTGGCGGCACTGATCTCCATCGTCCGCAAGGCGGCGATCACCGGTGACGAGGAATCCCTTCTGGGCAAGGCCATCGAGTTGCTGGACGACATCGACCTGGGGCGGCCCGCGCTCCTCGGCGATCTGGTCCAGCTCATCAAGGACGGCCCCGACGCGCTGCGCAACATGACACTGGCCGAGGACGAGGAGCAGTACCGCGCGGCCGTCAAACCGCTCCTGAAGAGCCTGATGTCGCTGGTAGAGGGCACACTGGCGGCGACCTTCAACCGGCAGACCAGCGAGCGCCTCTCGCTGGACCGGCCGGTCTCCATCGACCTGTCCTCCATCCCCGCGTCGGAGAAGACCCTCGAAGGCGCGGTGCTGCTCACCTGCTGGGCCGAAGCCTTCGCTGCGATCGAGGCGCACGACCGGCTGACCAACGCCGGACTGGCACCTCGCCGCAACTTCTTCCTGGTCCTGGACGAACTCTGGCGAATCCTGCGGGCCGGCGTCGGCCTCGTAGACCGGGTGGACGAGCTGACCCGCCTGAACCGGCAGATCGGCATCGGCCAGTCCATGACCACGCACTCCACCGCCGACCTGCTCTCCCTTCCCAACCAGGAGGACCGCGAGAAGGCCAAGGGCTTCGTCGAGCGATCCGGAATGGTGTTCCTCGGCGGTCTGCCGCGGGCCGAGATGGACGCGCTCAACTCGATCGTTCCGCTCTCCACCCGGGAGCGGGAGCTGATCGTGGAATGGTCCATCCCGCCCTCCATCGACAACAAGACCGGCAAGGAGATGCCTCCACCGGGCCGGGGTAAGTTCCTGGTCAAGGCGGGCGCCAACCCTGGGATCCCGATCCAGACCGCCCTCACCCAGGCGGAGATCCAGCTCAACGACACCAACCAGAAGTGGGCCAACCGGATCGCCGTTGAGGGCACCGGCGGCCACGACGGACCCGACGCCGCCGTCCGGCTCGCGAAGGCGGGTGCGTGA
- a CDS encoding IS3 family transposase (programmed frameshift): protein MARPSRYPLELRRRAVRMVAEVRDDYPNETAALQAVADKLDIGSRETLRNWVKQYEIDAGQRPGTTTEESAQLKALKKENAELKRANEILKAAAKFLRGRARPATHALVAFIDEHRDRFGGVEPICRTLTAHDCQIAPSTYYAHKKRLETPSARSVRDEELKERIHEVYTSNYRVYGARKIWRELNRQGHAVARCTVERLMRELGIQGAVRGKRVITTIPGGQAERAPDLVDREFVAGAPNRCWVADFTHVKTFAGVVYVAFVVDTFSRRIVGWSAATVKETVFVLDALEMAIWQRDRDQHPIQPGELVHHSDAGSQYTSFRLAEHLDAAGIAASIGSVGDAYDNALMESTIGLYKTELIKPQRPWKTLSQVELATAEWIDWYNHRVRHEALGDRVRVRIPTAGPP, encoded by the exons ATGGCACGACCCTCCCGTTACCCGCTTGAGCTGCGCCGTCGCGCGGTGCGCATGGTTGCCGAAGTGCGCGACGACTACCCGAACGAGACGGCCGCCCTGCAAGCGGTGGCGGACAAGCTCGACATTGGTTCCCGCGAGACGCTGCGGAACTGGGTGAAGCAGTACGAGATCGACGCGGGGCAGCGTCCAGGGACGACGACGGAGGAGTCCGCCCAGCTCAAGGCGTTGAAGAAGGAGAACGCTGAGCTGAAGCGGGCGAACGAGATCCTGAAGGCCGCGGCGA AGTTTCTTCGCGGCCGAGCTCGACCGGCCACACACGCGCTCGTAGCGTTCATCGACGAGCACCGGGACCGCTTCGGCGGGGTCGAGCCGATCTGCAGAACGCTCACCGCACACGACTGCCAGATCGCCCCTTCCACGTACTACGCCCATAAGAAACGCCTCGAAACCCCCTCTGCCCGTTCCGTGCGTGACGAGGAGCTCAAGGAGAGGATCCACGAGGTCTACACGTCCAACTACCGTGTCTACGGGGCCCGGAAGATCTGGCGCGAGCTGAACCGGCAGGGGCATGCGGTGGCCCGCTGCACCGTCGAGCGCCTGATGCGCGAGCTCGGCATCCAGGGCGCGGTGCGCGGCAAACGCGTCATCACCACGATCCCCGGCGGGCAGGCCGAGCGGGCCCCCGACCTTGTCGACCGCGAGTTCGTCGCCGGCGCCCCAAACCGCTGCTGGGTAGCCGACTTCACGCACGTGAAGACCTTCGCCGGCGTCGTCTATGTCGCGTTCGTCGTGGACACCTTCTCGCGCCGGATCGTGGGCTGGTCGGCCGCCACGGTGAAGGAGACGGTGTTCGTGCTGGACGCCCTGGAGATGGCGATCTGGCAGCGCGACCGGGACCAACACCCCATACAGCCAGGCGAGTTGGTACACCATTCGGACGCCGGGTCGCAGTACACGAGCTTCCGCCTCGCCGAGCACCTGGACGCCGCCGGCATCGCGGCGAGCATCGGATCCGTCGGTGACGCGTACGACAACGCCCTGATGGAGTCCACGATCGGCCTGTACAAAACCGAGCTGATCAAACCCCAGCGACCCTGGAAGACGCTCTCCCAGGTCGAGCTGGCCACCGCCGAGTGGATCGACTGGTACAACCACCGCGTGCGCCACGAGGCGCTAGGAGATCGTGTGCGGGTGCGAATCCCCACCGCCGGACCGCCGTAG
- a CDS encoding type IV secretory system conjugative DNA transfer family protein yields MARHPDRATPAQISVAVAAGGIALVAVLAYLALLAAQWWATGSWEAVGLFTPLIGLATGSWRWTTAATVFALVELVVVVGIGLAVWRLVRQNWRSGVSKKSNDEAARRMTSRRDQMALQALAENTAQRLQIDSSEPGIRMGRSVTTGKRVYAPWEFLHLTIAGPGRHKSVAQVIPAVLTAPGACMTSSNKDDIVKLTRLGRSYKGHTWVFDPQEIAQEPPAWWWNPLRQIKKLSDAEELMSVLVDAGTDAEDRARSDGFFDPKGRQVLSWCLLAAALDGQQVTSVYLWLTDSQNTEPEDILRAHGATVAATGLSGMRRLPDKTRDSVFATAEIYVSWLTNDDISRWVTCSPEQRAHRTEFKPEEFVLSSDTLYLLSRKGASSAAPLTTALSAAVLTAADRAADRMPGSRLPVPLVAPLDEVANTCRWKQLPDLYTYYRSKGIVVMAWLQTWGQGVEAFGEHGMETLWDAAACKTYGGGVSDTEGLLRRVSNLIGEWEAPTATRNSDSRALIGNQSMSESIRDKQIMTVADLAALPPRRMVVMMQGARPMIVEAEPYWETDLAPIIEESKRLYGTPVAPQETVADGPVPLGKAPYESPGRTS; encoded by the coding sequence ATGGCACGCCACCCGGATCGGGCGACCCCTGCCCAGATCAGCGTCGCCGTCGCCGCAGGGGGCATCGCACTCGTGGCAGTGCTGGCCTATCTGGCGCTGCTGGCCGCCCAGTGGTGGGCCACGGGTTCGTGGGAGGCGGTGGGCCTGTTTACCCCGCTGATCGGCTTGGCCACCGGAAGCTGGCGGTGGACCACGGCGGCCACAGTGTTCGCCTTGGTGGAGCTGGTCGTCGTGGTGGGCATCGGGCTGGCCGTGTGGCGCCTGGTCCGGCAGAACTGGCGCTCGGGCGTCTCCAAGAAGTCCAACGACGAGGCCGCCCGCCGCATGACCAGCCGCCGTGACCAGATGGCGCTGCAGGCCCTGGCCGAGAACACCGCCCAGCGGCTGCAGATCGACTCGAGCGAGCCGGGCATCCGCATGGGCCGGTCGGTGACCACCGGCAAGCGCGTGTATGCACCGTGGGAATTCCTGCATCTCACCATCGCCGGCCCAGGGCGGCACAAGTCCGTGGCCCAGGTGATCCCCGCCGTGCTCACCGCACCGGGAGCATGCATGACGTCGTCCAACAAGGACGACATCGTCAAACTCACGCGTCTCGGCCGCTCGTACAAGGGCCACACCTGGGTGTTCGACCCGCAGGAGATCGCCCAGGAACCGCCCGCCTGGTGGTGGAACCCGCTGCGGCAGATCAAGAAGCTGTCCGACGCCGAGGAGCTGATGAGCGTCCTGGTGGACGCGGGAACCGACGCCGAGGACAGGGCCCGCTCCGACGGGTTCTTCGACCCCAAGGGCAGGCAGGTCCTCAGCTGGTGCCTGCTCGCGGCCGCGCTGGACGGACAGCAGGTCACCAGCGTGTACCTCTGGCTGACCGACAGCCAGAACACCGAGCCCGAGGACATCCTGCGCGCACACGGAGCCACCGTCGCCGCCACCGGACTCTCGGGAATGCGCCGGCTGCCGGACAAGACCCGGGACTCGGTCTTCGCAACCGCCGAGATCTACGTCAGCTGGCTGACGAACGACGACATCAGCCGCTGGGTCACCTGCTCTCCGGAGCAGCGCGCCCACCGCACGGAGTTCAAGCCGGAGGAGTTCGTGCTCTCCTCCGACACCCTCTACCTGCTCTCCCGCAAGGGCGCCAGCTCAGCGGCACCGCTCACCACCGCGCTGTCGGCCGCCGTACTGACCGCCGCCGACCGGGCGGCCGACCGGATGCCGGGCAGCCGTCTGCCAGTGCCCCTCGTCGCTCCACTCGACGAGGTCGCCAACACCTGCCGCTGGAAGCAACTCCCAGACCTGTACACGTACTACCGAAGCAAGGGAATCGTGGTCATGGCCTGGCTGCAGACCTGGGGCCAGGGCGTCGAGGCCTTCGGCGAGCACGGCATGGAGACCCTCTGGGACGCCGCCGCGTGCAAGACGTACGGCGGCGGTGTCTCGGACACCGAGGGCCTGCTGCGGCGTGTGTCCAACCTCATCGGAGAGTGGGAGGCACCGACAGCCACCCGTAACTCCGACAGCCGCGCACTGATCGGCAACCAGTCGATGTCCGAGAGCATCCGCGACAAGCAGATCATGACGGTGGCCGACCTGGCGGCCCTGCCGCCGCGGCGCATGGTCGTCATGATGCAGGGCGCCCGTCCCATGATCGTGGAGGCCGAGCCCTACTGGGAGACCGACCTTGCGCCGATCATCGAGGAGTCCAAGCGCCTGTACGGCACGCCGGTCGCACCGCAGGAGACCGTGGCCGACGGGCCCGTGCCACTCGGCAAGGCGCCGTACGAGTCACCCGGGAGGACGTCATGA
- a CDS encoding IS3 family transposase (programmed frameshift), which produces MARPSRYPLELRRRAVRMVAEVRDDYPNETAALQAVADKLDIGSRETLRNWVKQYEIDAGTRAGTTTEESAQLKALKKENAELKRANEILKAAAKFLRGRARPATHALVAFIDEHRDRFGGVEPICRTLTEHDCKIAPSTYYARKKRIQTPSARSVRDEELKMRIREVYTSNYRVYGARKIWRELNRQGHAVARCTVERLMRDLGIQGAVRGKRVITTIPGGQAERAPDLVDRDFVAAAPNRCWVADFTHVKTWAATVYVAFVVDTFSRRIVGWSAATVKETVFVLDALEMAVWQRDRDQQPIQPGELIHHSDAGSQYTSFKLAEHLDAAGIAASIGSVGDAYDNALMESTIGLYKTELIKPQRPWKTLSQVELATAEWIDWYNHRVRHEALGDRVRVRIPTAGPP; this is translated from the exons ATGGCACGACCCTCCCGTTACCCGCTTGAGCTGCGCCGTCGCGCGGTGCGCATGGTCGCCGAGGTGCGCGACGACTACCCGAACGAGACAGCCGCCTTGCAGGCGGTCGCGGACAAGCTCGACATCGGTTCCCGCGAGACGCTGCGGAACTGGGTGAAGCAGTACGAGATCGACGCGGGTACGCGGGCGGGAACGACGACGGAGGAGTCCGCCCAGCTCAAGGCGTTGAAGAAGGAGAACGCCGAGCTGAAGCGGGCGAACGAGATCCTGAAGGCCGCGGCGA AGTTTCTTCGCGGCCGAGCTCGACCGGCCACACACGCGCTCGTAGCGTTCATCGACGAGCACCGGGACCGCTTCGGCGGGGTCGAGCCGATCTGCAGGACGCTCACCGAGCACGACTGCAAGATCGCCCCTTCCACGTACTACGCCCGCAAGAAACGCATCCAGACTCCCTCCGCCCGTTCCGTGCGCGACGAGGAACTCAAGATGCGGATCCGGGAGGTCTACACGTCCAACTACCGTGTCTACGGGGCCCGGAAGATCTGGCGCGAGCTGAACCGCCAGGGACATGCGGTGGCCCGCTGCACCGTCGAGCGCCTCATGCGCGATCTCGGCATCCAGGGCGCCGTGCGCGGCAAGCGCGTCATCACCACGATCCCCGGCGGGCAGGCCGAGCGGGCCCCCGATCTCGTCGACCGGGACTTCGTCGCCGCCGCTCCGAACCGGTGCTGGGTGGCGGACTTCACCCATGTGAAGACCTGGGCCGCGACCGTCTATGTCGCGTTCGTCGTGGATACCTTCTCCCGCCGGATCGTCGGCTGGTCGGCGGCCACCGTGAAGGAGACCGTCTTCGTCCTGGACGCCCTGGAGATGGCCGTCTGGCAACGCGACCGCGACCAACAACCCATCCAGCCGGGTGAGTTGATCCATCACTCGGACGCCGGGTCGCAGTACACATCGTTCAAACTCGCCGAGCATCTGGACGCCGCCGGCATCGCCGCCTCCATCGGCTCGGTCGGCGACGCGTACGACAACGCCCTGATGGAGTCCACGATCGGCCTGTACAAAACCGAGCTGATCAAACCCCAGCGCCCCTGGAAGACGCTCTCCCAGGTCGAGCTGGCCACCGCCGAGTGGATCGACTGGTACAACCACCGGGTGCGCCACGAGGCGCTAGGAGATCGTGTGCGGGTGCGAATCCCCACCGCCGGACCGCCGTAG
- a CDS encoding ISAs1 family transposase, with protein MCRQSATVCLIKSPTRQHRLIGPLALRLRTLADPRHRRGKRHSFVSVLLVACSAVLTGARSFAAIGQWAASAPQDTLARLGARATTVLNVRIAPSAATIRRVLNAACPGGLADLLGSDPAGADTLAVDGKSARGSRHGEIPAAHLLAAITGAGLTVTQLRVPGKTNEITCFDALLAPYDLTGVTVSADALHCQRDHARFLVEEKKAHYAFTVKRNQKNLHRQLATLPWEKASAKFYDRTDAHGRLETRVVQALTITDLGVDFPHAVQVAKIVRHRTQRKTGKRSRETVYVITDLASREASPERIAKIVRSQWIIENRLHFVRDTAFAEDASTVRTGHGPDNMATLRSFAINTLRASGHANIAAGLREMSYDGFRRPLDLLGLA; from the coding sequence ATGTGCCGTCAGTCTGCCACCGTCTGTCTGATCAAGTCGCCCACCCGTCAGCACCGGTTGATCGGACCGCTGGCCCTGCGGCTGCGGACCTTGGCCGACCCCCGGCATCGGCGCGGGAAGCGTCACTCGTTCGTGAGCGTGCTGCTGGTGGCCTGCTCGGCGGTGCTGACCGGAGCCCGTTCCTTCGCCGCGATCGGCCAGTGGGCAGCGAGCGCCCCGCAGGACACGCTCGCCCGGCTCGGCGCCCGCGCCACGACGGTCTTGAACGTGCGCATCGCGCCGAGTGCGGCGACCATCCGCCGCGTCCTGAACGCCGCCTGCCCCGGCGGGCTCGCCGACCTGCTCGGATCCGATCCGGCCGGGGCGGACACCCTCGCGGTGGACGGCAAGAGCGCCCGCGGCTCGCGCCACGGCGAGATCCCGGCCGCCCATCTGCTGGCCGCGATCACCGGCGCCGGCCTGACCGTCACCCAACTGCGGGTCCCCGGCAAGACGAACGAAATCACCTGCTTTGACGCCTTGCTGGCGCCCTACGACCTGACCGGCGTCACGGTCTCCGCGGATGCCCTGCACTGCCAGCGCGATCACGCCCGGTTCCTCGTCGAGGAGAAGAAGGCGCACTACGCCTTCACCGTGAAGCGCAACCAGAAGAACCTGCACCGCCAACTCGCCACCCTGCCCTGGGAGAAGGCGAGTGCGAAGTTCTACGACCGCACCGATGCCCACGGACGCCTGGAGACCCGCGTCGTGCAGGCCCTGACCATCACCGACCTCGGCGTCGACTTCCCCCACGCGGTCCAGGTCGCGAAGATCGTCCGGCACCGCACTCAGCGCAAGACCGGCAAACGCAGCCGCGAGACGGTCTACGTCATCACGGACCTGGCCAGCCGCGAAGCCTCCCCCGAGCGCATCGCGAAGATCGTCCGCTCGCAGTGGATCATCGAGAACCGTCTCCACTTCGTCCGAGACACCGCCTTCGCCGAGGACGCCTCCACGGTCCGAACCGGACACGGCCCGGACAACATGGCCACCCTCCGCAGCTTCGCGATCAACACACTGCGAGCCTCCGGCCACGCGAACATCGCGGCCGGACTCCGCGAGATGTCCTACGACGGCTTCCGCCGACCACTGGACCTCCTCGGCCTTGCCTGA
- a CDS encoding SCO6880 family protein, whose product MAPDAQQLRTYGNWRRPKSAGLGGLGLVPTAVLFLFLAVAGTAAPLNLWIAAITLAVGAVVLVPLAVRDRYGRHTGTLLYSRLAWWRGVMKGQNVYRSGILSKVPGGKSLLPGLAMGSDMYEATDGLGRSFGMIRYHEVEHFAVTISCSAQGGSLVDQGDIDTWVANWGAFMQTMSGEPNLVGFQVVVEVAPDSGEKLHNEIRHQRAATASPLAQRVMADIDRDYPSGSPTINTYVSFVYDAASTVGRSKRTAAEMAVEIGRRLPSLTSRLATTGAGAAAPLSATELTEIVRTAYEPGVSQLIDQARAAGRGSGLTWSQAGPTTHHAKAKSYWHDGATSVTWMMGEAPRGEVFSDVLKHLLSSHNDIDRKRVALIYRPHSPAEAAAIADRDFRAARSRTETTRNGQAHAEAEYLAAAKTRQEEARGAGLTLFGLVVTATVMDRDDEEGNSRMLAAETAVDNLSAPARIALRYAWGSQDAAFLAALPIGVILPEHVVLKLPKTLK is encoded by the coding sequence GTGGCGCCTGACGCACAGCAGTTGCGCACCTACGGAAACTGGCGACGCCCGAAGTCGGCCGGCCTGGGCGGGCTGGGCCTGGTCCCCACCGCCGTCCTGTTCCTCTTCCTGGCCGTCGCGGGCACTGCTGCTCCGCTCAACCTGTGGATCGCGGCGATCACACTCGCCGTCGGTGCGGTGGTGCTGGTACCGCTGGCGGTCCGGGACCGCTACGGACGGCACACGGGAACCCTGCTCTACTCGCGCCTGGCCTGGTGGCGGGGCGTCATGAAAGGTCAGAACGTGTATCGCTCCGGCATCCTCTCCAAGGTCCCCGGCGGAAAGAGCCTGCTGCCCGGCCTCGCCATGGGGTCGGACATGTACGAGGCCACGGACGGCCTGGGGCGTTCGTTCGGAATGATCCGCTACCACGAGGTAGAGCACTTCGCCGTCACGATCTCCTGCAGCGCACAGGGCGGGTCGCTGGTCGACCAGGGTGACATCGACACGTGGGTCGCCAACTGGGGCGCCTTCATGCAGACCATGTCGGGCGAGCCGAACCTGGTCGGTTTCCAGGTCGTGGTGGAGGTGGCTCCGGACTCCGGCGAGAAGCTGCACAACGAGATCCGTCACCAGAGGGCGGCCACCGCGTCACCGCTGGCGCAGCGCGTCATGGCGGACATCGACCGGGACTACCCCTCCGGCTCCCCGACGATCAACACCTATGTGTCGTTCGTGTACGACGCCGCGAGCACGGTCGGGCGGAGCAAGCGGACCGCCGCCGAGATGGCCGTGGAGATCGGCCGCCGTCTTCCGTCACTGACCTCGCGGCTGGCGACCACCGGTGCCGGGGCGGCCGCTCCGCTGTCGGCGACGGAACTGACGGAGATCGTGCGCACCGCATACGAGCCGGGCGTCTCCCAGCTCATCGACCAGGCCCGTGCGGCCGGCCGGGGCTCCGGCCTGACCTGGTCACAGGCGGGACCGACCACGCACCACGCCAAGGCCAAGAGCTACTGGCACGACGGCGCGACCAGCGTCACCTGGATGATGGGCGAGGCGCCCCGCGGCGAGGTCTTCTCGGACGTGCTCAAGCACCTGCTGTCGTCCCACAACGACATCGACCGCAAGCGGGTCGCGCTTATCTACCGGCCGCACTCGCCGGCCGAGGCCGCGGCCATCGCCGACCGGGATTTCCGTGCGGCGCGCAGCCGCACCGAGACGACCCGGAACGGCCAGGCACACGCCGAGGCGGAGTACCTCGCGGCGGCCAAGACCCGGCAGGAGGAGGCGCGTGGCGCCGGACTGACTCTCTTCGGCCTCGTCGTCACTGCCACGGTCATGGACCGCGACGATGAGGAGGGCAATTCCCGGATGCTCGCGGCCGAGACCGCGGTGGACAACCTGTCCGCCCCGGCGCGTATCGCGCTGCGCTATGCCTGGGGCAGCCAGGACGCGGCGTTCCTGGCCGCCCTGCCAATCGGCGTGATCCTGCCCGAGCACGTCGTGCTGAAGCTGCCCAAGACGCTGAAGTGA